Below is a genomic region from Sphaeramia orbicularis chromosome 6, fSphaOr1.1, whole genome shotgun sequence.
tgaaagggttaaacggcaccacattgtttttcaatttacagttttattttctaaaaaatatagaaatccatcatttcttcaaACAAATCTGGTTtcgttcacatactcttcctgtaaaaactacagctgtatttcATTTAATcgcaaaaatcttttcaaataaacaactttgcattgttttgtcacttacagtttgtttgttttttatgttgcaattgtacaactttttggtgttaattctgcaGTCATTTTGTACAGTGTACTTTTCTACTTTCTCCTCTCAGATGCGTAAAGGCTCCTTCTCGGTCGTGCGTAAACTTGTGCACACTCATCCCACACTCACCGCTCTGCTCTCCGCAGGGGGAGGACCGGTGCTCGGCGCTCTGGAGCCCGAAGGCCTGCGCGCATTTGGCCGCAGACTTACTGAAGTACTGCCCGCTGTCCAGACTCTCCATCACCTGGTCCATGTAGTAATCGCTGGCCTTCATCGTTTGGTTTTTCAAGGCAAACTTATCCTCCATAAACTCCATCATTTTAACCCAGATCCTTTCGCTtattagtagaaaaaaaaaaacaaaaaaccagaaCCTAATCGCCGTTGCGCTGAGCACCGACGAGCTGGAGCTGGATGTGCGTAATGGAATAATTCGCCAGTGGAGTTAATTTGCTCTGTCTTCAAGGCACAACGTCTTTATAGCCCCCAAAGAGAATGGGATCCGTCTAaagcccccccctccccatcaccaGCTCCTCCCACCCCCTGGACCCAAACCAAACAGCACTTAAACGGGATTTCAgacccaccaccacctccacctccactctGAGAGGAAACCATCAGAAGTGCGTTTCCAGCCTGTTGACGCATCCGTCCTTCTTCTGCTCTGACAGCAGATCACAGCTGAGCCTCAGATACTTGTCATGGTGTCGGCTGGAAATTCATCTGGGTCCTGGATGTTTCAGACTTCCTCTGCGGCTCAAACAACTCCAAACACTTTTACTTCTAAACGCACAAAATAATGCATGTGTATTTTATTGCTCTGATAACAGATAATGAGGCCTGACATTAAGTAGGTAAACAGTACACATGACACAGGCCGCATCTGAAAACTTACAGTTCAAGACAATCAAACATCCGTAATGTTGAacaaatttgtaagaaaaaaaagagcaaataattaacaagaaaaacacaggttaaccctttcatgcatgaattatgagaaccttagtcaatttttttttcttgagtgtttttgttcctctttagacatgaaaaaaaaaaacaatgcaaatgatttttttttttatatgaacctatttctggtggagtcacaaaaatgtcccctccgctggaaaccatgcatttaagttttgacgcaaagaaacatggatttaaaactcatcatcagaaagtgataaactgtgtgaaaactaggaaataaaaacatgtttaatgccgcTATTTGCTAAatcgctactgttttctcacattttatcctactctaatattagttattactcatttcatggacatAAAATCCTCTTGacacccaggaatttgacagttttagcttctttttctttacattaaaaacctgtcttgactggaaactgcataatgcaacagtttattcagatacatttttaaaatatttttttatttatggattgattgattttttttaatgaaatgtcctttgtaaAGCACAGTATTTTTGAAGTTAACCCTTtggtgcatagtggtcactccagtggacagttgttctccagctgttctcttgtatattatattcatggattttgttgttttagttccatatcattcaacacagtggacactcatgcaccatcccataatacactgacattcatactgttactgtaactttgctgtttttgataaacctgatctgcactaacacgtttgagtggaaatccatttctttttattgttattagactgtaattaacagggttttttggggggtttttttaggaaaaaggttttttttttttgtatattatctccataaagtgagtaatgaccagtattagagtatattaaaatgtgacaaaacatcagatttgctgcattaaaatgttttatttcatagctttcattcaatatatcagtaaatttgtttctttgcttcagaattaagtgcacagtgtccagctgagtagacatttttgcaactccatgaataataggttcataataaaaatgtcagttgttttgtgtttttaatgcctagaggaataaaaacactcagggaaaaaaaatcttgattaaagctcttacaattcatgcatgaaagggttaaactgtcaaactgttgtcccctacagaggacaaaatgcattgctgggtctcaggaggatatgcaaaacaaacaaacaaacaaacaaacaaacaaaacaaaaaaaacactttttgtttcagaaaactgttaattacagtctgataacaattagcaactgctttacactcaaacacgtcagtgcagatcaggtttattatgagcagcaaagttacaataattataggaagtgtttgggaggatgcatgAGTGTCTGTCGGCTgagatggaactgaaacaacaaaagcctgaatatacaagagaacagctgcagaagaactgtccactggactgaccgctggagtgaccactggggtGACCActgggcatgaaagggttaaattcagattcagattcagaaaactgtcTTTATCCCATATACAGACAGTTCATTTGCAGcgtaccacagacatcagcccacatccaaagtgcaaagtgacaaacagaaataaatgtgTGCACAAATACCGGAGTAATGAAAGCAGCTaccaataaatgcatttaaataatcaacaatgaataatcaataaataccaatgcagactaaaagactaaaagacagggtaaaagaagaagaaaacagaaggTTAATATACAGCCGATCATTACAGCTTTAATTTGATGAAATTAATTtgacagtttgtgttttttattcaaCACTAGTCAAGTCTGCGTCAGACTGTATGTACACGACAGATTCCATTAGAATGAACAGATGAACGCACACGGAGGTTAAGGGAAGAGTCTGACATCACACTGGTAAAAACTGAAATCAGCTTGAatttaacaacaataaaaactgtatttgtatttgaattATAATTCTATATGAAATAACTCTATAACAGTTCAcagtaacccccccccacccctatgCACATGTGAAACCCCCAGTTTAACATGTAAATACTGAATTTGAATTCTACAGTCATAGAAATGAAGGCAGTAGGTCTGATGGTGACACTGGTGGGGACAcacaagtgctccaaggcagcactcctgaaaggggatggtttttttgtttttgcatttgcgatcataatttcatgtcatgtagagctgatcaaacaaacaaacaaacaaacaaacaatcatagtcagaaaaacaaTGCAGTCATTGACACGTTAATAATGTTtatctgaatatttaaagacaagaatttaatgcattctgcagttTTTCTAATGACGAACACATGCAGTAATGTGGAACCACACCTGGATTTACAGCCTctgctcctccacctcctctatctcctccgtcttctcctcttccttcttctcttcctccttctcctcctcctctacctcctccttcttctcctcctccttctctacctcttcctccatccttcttctcttcctctacctcctccttcttctcctcctcctctacctcctcctctttctcttcctcttcctccatccttcttctcctcctctacctcctccttcttctcctcctcttctacctcctcctccttctcttcctcttcctccatccttcttctcctcctctacctcctccttcttctcctcctcttctacctcctcctccttctcctcctcttcctcctcctccttctcctcctctacctcctccttcttctcctcctctacctcctcctctaccttctccttcttttcctcctcttcctcctcctccttctcctcctctacctcctccttcttctcctcctctacctcctcctctaccttctccttcttttcctcctcttcctcctccttcttctcctcctctacctcctcctctaccttctccttcttttcctcctcttccttctccttcttctcctcctcaaccttctccttctttttctcctcttcctcctcctccttctcctcctctacctcctcctcctctctactgtctgtcacctgacctaatgcatgacatatgaacagattacagatccactgttcatacagtttgatggtacagttactgcctgagcaaaaaaggctttagtttcaattattacatgtaatttattcccaaaaatatggataaaatcacatctagaatcacatttacaatctgagcttttattgtattttctccacaaattttctttgtgtgttttttaaacagttgctctcttccgtagaaatgtattaaaataataagtaaagtaacttttaaaagtgtttctgtttggtattaaatagtgtcttttcttcagtttctacagttctagacccttaaACTAACTTGTACTgggactcctatagaagtgtcttctgtccagttttcttttctttgacatcctttacatcctaattactgagcacacacacacacacacacacacacacacacacacacacacacacacacacatgtaactgactccactcatattcaaatccgtctaactgatgtgactcaggcagaacaaatacaaacatgttgaaaacttacgttagcgctccaactgcaggttccttttacaagtagatggagtgacagcggggacggccaatcacatgtacgttagcaaaaccaaagagccaatctgagagcgacatttacgttagaggcgggacttctagcagagaccaactgttaaccctttgtgtgccagaatcatcgACAAAATACTACGAACAGCTgttggactgatagtgagtacacagcaGTGGTAGTCATACTGGTAGGGACGGGTCCCTagagtccctacgcaattctacgcccctgatataaatatttatagaaataccaaatttcttatttttctcttacatTTCACTTTTCACTCTCTTGTATTTTTGCTTGGTGTTTGTTGTTGCTATGAAATTTCCcaacggtgggataaataaagccttatcttatcttatcttatcttatcttatcttatcttatcttgtcttatcttatcttatcttatcttatcttatcttgtcttatcttatcttatcttgtcttaccttattttatcttatctgaattgtataatattattctcttttttGCGCATTCATTTGTAAATTAGTTCTGCACATGTTGGACTCTATTGGCTTTAATTCATAAATTTGCAGAtacagtattttcagtttttatttgaggGACTGACGAGAGTTTTGTCAatttgtaaaaaaagaaaagaaagagtaaGATGGCAGTTTTTAACGAagaagcaaatataaaattaaaaaggaAAACGAGTAAAATCTGTTAAAGTTTGCAGCTGTTGAACGAATGTCAGAGCAGAATTATCTGATGAAATGAAACCATCAGCTCCATGAAGGACTGAGGTTCTGGAAAGATGAACACATGGACCCAAGTGGAGGAGGAGACCTGAGGAGGAGATCTGAGGAGATCTGAGGAGACCTGAGGAGGAGATCTGAGAAGGAGATCTGAGGAGACCTGAGGAGGAGATCTGAGAAGGAGATCTGAGGAGGAGACCTGAGGAGGAGAACTGAGGAGATCTGAGGAGGAGACCTGAGGAGGAGATCTGAGAAGGAGATCTGAGGAGGAGACCTGAGGAGGAGAACTGAGGAGATCTGAGGAGGAGATCTGAGGAGGAGATCTGAGGAGGAGATCTGAGAAGGAGATCTGAGGAGGAGATCTGAGGAGGAGACCTGAGGAGTGGCCCTTCTGCTCCTTATTGTTGGATTTTGTTCTGTCATCTccacctccttcttcttctccacctccacctccttctcaacacccacctccacctccttgtccatctccacctccacccccacctCCTTCTCCATGTCCTTGTCCTTCTCCACTTCCTTCTCCATGTccacctccttctccttctccttctccaccTCCACCCCACCTGTGACCCACACCCTGCAGTGCTTTGGTTCACCTCAGGGTCAGTGTTCGTACCTGGGGTGTCATGGTGCCACaggaggaaaaataaaaataaatagaggTGCTCTTATGTCggggggggtttgggggggggggggtgacctgCACACTGACTCACGCTGAGGAGAAAATGTGAAAAGTTCATTGTGGTTTGGTGGACTTTCTCTCCAAATTCCTGAGGCAATAAATGCTGCATGGGTTGGTCAGCTTTAGATCTagtccaggggggtcaaacatacggtcccagggccaaaaccggcctccaaagggtccaatccggcccgtgggaagAGTTCGTGGAattcaaaaatgacactgaagatattaacagttaaagatgttcaactcattttacttccggttccacattcagaccagtatgatgtgggtcagaccagtaaaataacatcataataacacaaataatgacaactacaatatttctctctttattttagtgtaacaaaaaaagtaaaattacatgaaaatatttacatttataaactatccttccacaaaaaatgggaatagtCTCTGGATCGactctttctttttaaattcaacagtttccaggttgttccatacagcagaagaagctgaagcttggtaccagtcatgtgtctgtccaattagattcaattccaatcaatatttgttgagttctaattttaaatgtgtggtaaatgggattttcaacgttaaatggaaatgtccacagagtccacattccacagtggatgtggacaagaggaagattaaatttaaagattcataaagtacgcactacattaaaaagtttccgtatctccatttgtggagtaaaactatGGAACAAATcgtgtgtggagataaaataaatatctaatataattcagtttaaaaaaagatataaagaattgattcttgagaggtacagtatttaataatgacactgaggcctgtttgttttgtttgtgtatgacAGTGTCCTGTTAAATCTGCTGtagttattgaagaaaatgttcgatttgttgagtctgtttgtatgaccacACTGACACGAATAtaatgttgtggataattcagttgcTGTACTATGGACTGTTGTGGTACAATGCTAAAATTGGGGCAATAGTATAGGTTgattgctgtataaagttaattaaaaaggtttaaaaagactgaggggtaggattaaataagttcatacttcttcctactcctttttgaccgtgcaaaattcagacttgtacgtGCTTGAAGataaattctgtccatttaaatgttattttgtttatgtcttaacttgctttgttttgttttattttctttgcatgtttgaaataaaataaaaataaataaaaataaaataaataaaataaaataaacaattttgtgtcagatacaagatattgttctaagctacaggtggatccaattggaggctaattggagttgttttgaaattttgatgaattttggaaaactgctcagtgatgacagataggaaaatggtagattttgtgaccttgctgtgaccttgaactttggcctaattggcccaaaattgaatgggttggtcccagggcctaggcctatctgtggggaagatttgggaaagatgggtggaagagtttccctgtaaagttgctaaaaaacaaacaacaaacaaacaaacaaacaaacaaacacaaagcaaagtgatcacattacctcctggcagaggtaataacatgcccaatacccacaatgcaatgtggagataaaaagttgtggtcatgactaaaactgagtgatttaaatccattcatcttaaacttttcatactttcgactctGTCTACAAATGaacagaatatactgaacattttatcgTAATgtaatcaaactgaaatcatttaagtacattgtgaTTAAAGCATTTAAGTGAATACAAAGTCCGGGttcactggtctgtatgtggaacctgaactaaagtgaatgTGACATCCCTGATCTGTTCAGACTAACTCTACAGTCTGAACAGACCTGAAGCGTCTTATTCTTCTCAGACACTTCCTGTCAGGTGTTTACGACACACACTCATCCTTTCTCACAGCTCAGATGTGACTGGCTTTATGTCAGTGTGATTCATTTCAGTCTGACTGGGACTGAATACGGTCCAAACATCTCCTTTAACATTCAGGAGGCCAAACTTCTGAAGGCAGGAGACATGACATCATGACGCCCAAAGCCACACTTGGCTCtaatttaatttcagtgaaatGTCTTGAAACGTTGGCATGGCActaaacgagaaaaaaaaaaaaagacgggtTTATTTTTCCCAAAAGCACAAACCCCTTGAAACGTATGAATGTCATTCTCAAAGCCGACTACCAAAAAGTGAAAGCTGTGCATTCGTGCTGTGAAaatttgttttccttttgtttgtatttagttttccaGGGGGCGGGCATTCCTGAGCGCTGACAGACCTCTGCTCCCAGTCGCTGGACTAAGTCATCTGGGTTCATGTCGACACGTTGCACTGGTCACCAGTGACTGAAACCAGATCAGACCAGCCGACTGGATTCAAGAGCATTTCCACAACACTGGAGCTGTATGCAACTACTGCAACGAGAGGCAAAAAACACTTTACAGAGCGAAACGGAAAAGACTGAAAACAATGAACATGTCAGATACGTTCAACTGTTACTGCAGCAGTTACACAGTGTCATCTGCATCTACAGCAAAAGgaaaaaatgtccttttaacaACAGTTACAAACACCTGGAGCTGCTTTgacctacactgaaaaaaaaaaaaaaaacacgttaaaaaaaactgtaatattccagcagcaggggtgccgaaaaaatactgtaaaataccagaaaataaccatctcataaaaatacggtaattttcaacaattaaaatacaggtttttgcactaactttacatgacattttgcatattttttttattttttaatgtttaataaagactatttacatgtattaaaacaatcaaattacctatatatatataaataattttcagtgagactaagttgtacagtccactgataaaaactgtatttggacagtttatcagtgcttatacatgttatacattcacaaaaatacatttattcaacatttttgttgtgaaacctcctgtaattacacaagatatttgtcaattaacaaacaagtctggttaaactgacagaacaaatacttcttttacagttaattgtcagtaattttatctcgttttactattttttttttacagtattaaactttaaattaacagtttaattcaatctaatctgatctaatgtaatctaatgcaaCCTAATCTactccaatccaatctaatctaatctaatctaatctaattattattattattattttactttttccacttaagatcctattggtctgtatgtggaaccagaactaaaataaTTCTAACATCCTTGAAGAAGATATTAGCaaatcttctgaaccgctttaaaATTTCACACATTCATGCATGGGGCCACATTAGACCCTTTGAcggcccagttttggcccacaggccgtatgtttgacactcctgctataAAGAAAAGTACAACAAATCAAGTCATTTCATTTGAGGAGTTTTAAATTGGTTGGTTATCTCATGAAAAGTGGAAGTGGAaacatgtaaaaatatttaaagtaCATTTTTGCGTCTGAACCCTTGTGCTGCCAACAGCCGTCATTTGGGAATAAATGAGTCCTGAGTGtttgtgtgggcctaaggcagcagatgaaacagactgactgtttgtgtgggcctaaggcagcaggtgaaacagacagactgtttgtgtgggcctaaggcagcaggtcaaacagactgactgtttgtgtgggcctaaggcagcaggtgaaacagactgactgtttgtgtgggcctaaggcagcaggtcaaacagacagactgtttgtgtgggcctaaggcagcaggtgaaacagactgtgtgtgtgggcctaaggcagcaggtgaaacagactgactgtttgtgtgggcctaaggcagcaggtgaaacagactgactgtttgtgtgggcctaaggcagcaggtgaaacagactgtgtgtgtgggcctaaggcagcaggtgaaacagactgactgtttgtgtgggcctaaggcagcaggtcaaacagactatgtgtgtgggcctaaggcagcaggtgaaacagactgactgtttgtgtgggcctaaggcagcaggtgaaacagactgactgtttgtgtggtgggcctaaggcagcaggtcaaacagactgactgtttgtgtgggcctaaggcagcaggtcaaacagactgtgtgtgtgggcctaaggcagcaggtgaaatagactgtgtgtgtgggcctaaggcagcaggtgaaacagactgtttgtgtgggcctaaggcagcaggtgaaacagactgtgtgtgtgtgggcctaaggcagcaggtgaaacagactgactgtttgtgtgggcctaaggcagcaggtgaaacagactgactgtttgtgtgggcctaaggcagcaggtcaaacagactgtgtgtgtgggcctaaggcagcaggtgaaacagactgtgtgtgtgggcctaaggcagcaggtcaaacagactgtgtgtgtgggcctaaggcagcaggtcaaacagactgtttgtgtgggtctaaggcagcaggtcaaacagactgtgtgtgtgggcctaaggcagcaggtcaaacagactgtttgtgtgggcctaaggcagcaggtgaaacagactgtgtgtgggcctaaggcagcaggtgaaacagactgtgtgtgtgtgtgggcctaaggcagcaggtgaaacagactgactgtttgtgtgggcctaaggcagcaggtgaaacagactgactgtttgtgtgggcctaaggcagcaggtcaaacagactgtgtgtgtgggcctaaggcagcaggtgaaacagactgactatttgtgtgggcctaaggcagcaggtgaaacagactgtttgtgtgggcctaaggcagcaggtgaaacagactgtggtgtgggcctaaggcagcaggtgaaacagactgtgtgtgtgggcctaaggcagcaggtcaaacagactgtttgtgtgggtctaaggcagcaggtcaaacagactgtgtgtgtgggcctaaggcagcaggtcaaacagactgtttgtgtgggcctaaggcagcaggtgaaacagactgtgtgtgggcctaaggcagcaggtgaaacagactgtgtgtgtgtgggcctaaggcagcaggtgaaacagactgactgtttgtgtgggcctaaggcagcaggtgaaacagactgactgtttgtgtgggcctaaggcagcaggtcaaacagactgtgtgtgtgggcctaaggcagcaggtgaaacagactgactatttgtgtgggcctaaggcagcaggtgaaacagactgtttgtgtgggcctaaggcagcaggtgaaacagactgtgtgtgtgggcctaaggcagcaggtgaaacagactgtgtgtgtgggcctaaggcagcaggtcaaacagactgtttgtgtgggtctaaggcagcaggtcaaacagactgtgtgtgtgggcctaaggcagcaggtcAAACAGACTGACTAtttgtgtgggcctaaggcagcaggtgaaacagactgtttgtgtgggcctaaggcagcaggtgaaacagactgtgtgtgtgggcctaaggcagcaggtgaaacagactgtgtgtgtgggcctaaggcagcaggtcaaacagacagactgtttgtgtgggcctaaggcagcaggtcaaacagactgtttgtgtgggcctaaggcagcaggtcaaacagactgtgtgtgtgggcctaaggcagcaggtgaaacagactgtttgtgtgggcctaaggcagcaggtgaaacagactgtgtgtgtgggcctaaggcagcaggtgaaacagactgtgtgtgtgggcctaaggcagcaggtgaaGCCTTTGCAGGAGCGCTGGTGCATTCCTCTCAGTTTCTCTCCACTCTCCATGTCTTTACTTTGGCCAACGCAGCGGGCTGATTGTTTTCCAGGACAGACATAAATATGGAAAGACGTGCTTTTCTCTCCTTTATCAATCTGCTTTTAGCAGGTTTGAGTGTTTTCAGGAATGAGACTGTGTGAAGCCAAACAACTCAGGACGGCTTTCCCTGCATCTGAAAGAATGTATTCCTGTTTTTATGACTCAGTATTCACTCTAATAATAAACACCGCTGCTGTCTTTCATTCATGTGCACCTGCACATGAGCTCTGGCCTTTCAACAAACACATTCCAATAAACATATCAGCATTATCATACAGCAGTCATGTGGTATCTTTTAGCCAATTTTCTATAAATTGCTATGAATGTAAgctttgaatttatttttttgaagtTTAGATTTTGGAAGACATGTTCAGAAAGGTATAATTTGGCTTTCATTGATTTTATTACAATATGATGATCACTTCCACAATAAATCTGTAAATAAGGATCTAATGTGGacaaacattatatatatatatatatatgtatatatatatatatatatatatatatatatata
It encodes:
- the LOC115420408 gene encoding LOW QUALITY PROTEIN: cilia- and flagella-associated protein 251-like (The sequence of the model RefSeq protein was modified relative to this genomic sequence to represent the inferred CDS: inserted 2 bases in 1 codon; deleted 1 base in 1 codon); translated protein: MNPDDLVQRLGAEVCGVEVEKEKEKEVDMEKEVEKDKDMEKEVGVEEVEEEKEEEEEEKKKEKVEEEKKEKEEEEKKEKVEEEVEEEKKEEEEEEKKEKVEEEVEEEKKEEVEEEKEEEEEEEKKEKVEEEVEEEKKEEVEEEKEEEEEEEKEEEVEEEEKKEEVEEEXRRMEEEEEKEEEVEEEEKKEEVEEEKKDGGEEEKEEEVEEEEKKEEVEKEEEKKEEVEEEEKEEEKKEEEKTEEIEEVEEQRL